A DNA window from Vigna angularis cultivar LongXiaoDou No.4 chromosome 1, ASM1680809v1, whole genome shotgun sequence contains the following coding sequences:
- the LOC108323202 gene encoding mitochondrial carnitine/acylcarnitine carrier-like protein produces the protein MGDVAKDLAAGTIGGAAQLICGHPFDTIKVKLQSQPVPLPGQLPKYSGAFDAVKQTIASEGPRGLYKGMGVPLATVAAFNAVLFTVRGQMETLVRSNPGAPLTVNQQFVCGAGAGVAVSILACPTELIKCRLQAQSALAGSETATVAVKYGGPMDVARHVLSEGGIRGLFKGLVPTMAREIPGNAIMFGVYEALKRKFAGGTDTSGLSRGSLIVAGGLAGASFWFIVYPTDVIKSVIQVDDYRNPKFSGSFDAFRKIQASEGFKGLYKGFGPAMARSIPANAACFLAYEMTRSALA, from the exons ATGGGAGATGTGGCTAAGGACCTTGCAGCTGGAACTATTGGAGGGGCAGCACAGTTGATATGTGGACACCCCTTTGACACCATCAAGGTCAAGCTCCAAAGCCAGCCTGTACCACTCCCCGGTCAGCTTCCCAAGTATTCAGGTGCATTTGATGCTGTCAAGCAGACAATAGCATCAGAAGGGCCAAGGGGTTTGTACAAAGGTATGGGTGTTCCTCTTGCTACAGTAGCAGCTTTCAATGCTGTCCTGTTTACAGTGAGGGGACAGATGGAAACATTAGTGAGGTCCAATCCTGGTGCTCCCCTCACAGTGAATCAGCAatttgtctgtggagctggagCTGGAGTTGCTGTTTCCATTCTTGCATGCCCAACTGAATTGATCAAATGCAG GTTGCAAGCTCAAAGTGCGCTTGCAGGCTCTGAAACAGCTACTGTCGCTGTTAAGTATGGAGGGCCAATGGATGTGGCCAGGCATGTTCTATCAGAAGGGGGAATAAGAGGTCTTTTCAAGGGCCTGGTTCCCACAATGGCTCGAGAGATACCAGGAAATGCTATAATGTTTGGTGTATACGAAGCATTAAAGAGAAAGTTTGCAGGAGGAACTGATACTTCTGGTCTAAGTAGAGGTTCTCTGATTGTTGCTGGAGGCTTGGCTGGAGCTTCTTTCTGGTTCATTGTTTACCCAACTGATGTTATTAAGAGTGTGATTCAAGTAGATGATTACAGAAACCCAAAATTTTCTGGTTCATTTGATGCATTCAGAAAGATTCAAGCTTCAGAGGGCTTCAAAGGCTTGTATAAGGGTTTTGGTCCTGCTATGGCCCGAAGTATTCCTGCAAATGCAGCATGCTTCTTGGCATATGAGATGACAAGATCAGCTCTGGCATGA